The proteins below come from a single Microbacterium sp. SLBN-154 genomic window:
- a CDS encoding aldo/keto reductase, whose product MSDSLGDEVRGYPDLQATHGVSLSRLGLGTAQLGNLYSDMDAATARAIVTLAWDRGIRYFDTAPLYGLGASEAKLGKALKNFPRPKFTISTKVGRLLHPDGAGWSFDFSENGIRRSLDGSLHRLGMEWADIALLHDPSTRLEQAIRSGYPALLKEREAGRVKLIGAGTADVAALLRIVRETDLDVVMIAGRLTLLNGEALKELVPLCESRGVAIINAGVFNSGILAEQRPNPASRYEYRQASPEILSRARHIATAAGTFGLTLPQAALRYSMTLRGVASTVAGADSVHQLAQLTDLASTDPLPPALLKLIRA is encoded by the coding sequence ATGTCAGACAGCCTCGGTGACGAAGTCCGAGGTTATCCGGACCTCCAGGCGACACATGGCGTCTCACTGAGTCGCTTAGGCCTTGGCACGGCACAACTGGGCAATCTGTACTCGGATATGGATGCGGCGACAGCTCGCGCCATCGTCACCCTGGCGTGGGACCGCGGCATCCGCTACTTCGATACAGCTCCGCTCTACGGGCTCGGCGCGAGCGAAGCGAAGTTAGGGAAAGCACTCAAAAATTTCCCTCGTCCCAAGTTCACCATCAGCACGAAAGTCGGCCGCCTGCTACACCCGGACGGCGCAGGGTGGAGTTTCGACTTCTCGGAGAACGGCATCCGGCGCTCGCTAGACGGCTCACTACACCGGCTCGGAATGGAATGGGCGGATATCGCCCTCCTGCACGACCCCTCCACTCGCCTGGAGCAGGCAATCCGCTCGGGGTACCCGGCGCTGCTGAAGGAGCGAGAGGCGGGACGTGTCAAGCTAATCGGAGCCGGAACGGCCGACGTCGCTGCACTCCTGCGCATAGTGCGGGAGACGGACCTTGATGTCGTCATGATTGCCGGACGCCTCACGCTGCTGAACGGAGAGGCCCTCAAGGAGCTAGTTCCTCTATGCGAATCACGCGGAGTTGCCATCATCAACGCGGGCGTGTTCAACAGTGGGATCCTCGCCGAACAGCGACCCAACCCAGCATCGCGGTATGAATACCGTCAGGCCTCCCCCGAGATTCTCTCAAGGGCGAGACACATCGCAACCGCTGCAGGCACATTCGGGCTGACCCTGCCTCAGGCCGCACTTCGATACTCAATGACCTTGAGGGGAGTTGCGTCGACCGTCGCGGGAGCGGACTCGGTGCATCAGCTTGCTCAGCTCACCGATCTCGCCTCGACCGACCCTCTTCCTCCGGCCCTTCTCAAGTTGATCCGGGCTTGA